In Silene latifolia isolate original U9 population chromosome X, ASM4854445v1, whole genome shotgun sequence, the following proteins share a genomic window:
- the LOC141619028 gene encoding protein FAR1-RELATED SEQUENCE 5-like, translated as MGDGSSTSSTVTRRVKITRIGCRAYVRFALLHGLDGPAMIDEFSEVHNHRLTSVCNRDLDKISRSLDMFQKTLILDNSKLNIGAGLTFRQVKELVNEYENIGATLIDFKNFQRDIKCYIGLRDADLFIDRLEKLKATQTQFYFAYDVDPQNRLTKFFWADATCIRNYSFFGDAVSFNPTYGTNKYDMVFTPFTGVNHHRKSVLFAGCLLLDEDDISFQWTFQHLLTAMGQKEPQFMITDQCPGIKKDPDMEPSEFEEKWQKVISDFELEDKDWLTTMFDDGHH; from the exons ATGGGTGATGGTTCGTCCACATCTAGTACAGTTACACGACGAGTTAAAATCACAAGAATTGGATGCCGAGCGTACGTCAGATTTGCCCTTCTACATGGCCTTGATGGCCCAGCTATGATTGACGAGTTTTCTGAAGTCCACAATCATCGTCTCACCTCTGTCTGTAACAGAGATCTCGATAAGATTTCACGATCCCTTGATATGTTCCAGAAGACGCTTATCTTGGACAACTCCAAGTTGAATATTGGCGCTGGATTGACCTTTAGACAGGTTAAGGAACTTGTCAATGAGTATGAAAATATCGGTGCTAcattgatagattttaagaactttcaaagAGATATCAAGTGCTACATTGGGTTAAGAGATGCTGACCTCTTCATCGATCGACTCGAGAAACTCAAAGCGACCCAAACCCAGTTCTACTTCGCCTATGATGTTGATCCGCAAAATCGTCTAACAAAGTTCTTTTGGGCTGATGCTACATGTATTAGAAACTACTCATTCTTTGGGGATGCTGTGAGCTTCAACCCTACTTACGGAACcaacaagtatgatatggtttttacaccattcaCAGGTGTTAATCACCACAGAAAGTCGGTGTTGTTTGCCGGTTGTCTCCTGTTAGACGAGGATGACATCTCCTTCCAATGGACCTTTCAGCATTTATTGACTGCCATGGGACAAAAAGAGCCGCAGTTCATGATCACGGATCAATGCCCTGGCATAAAGAAG GACCCTGATATGGAGCCGTCGGAGTTCGAAGAGAAGTGGCAGAAGGTCATTTCAGATTTCGAGCTGGAAGATAAGGATTGGTTGACTACAATGTTCGACGACGGACACCATTGA
- the LOC141619029 gene encoding uncharacterized protein LOC141619029, whose translation MFEFKDLDDEKCCKYAILRLSCGASLWYEGFKVKRARAGKEKISSWESLKRKLRKRYVPATYKLTTYRKIAELTQERSSVSDYINEFENLTLMGGLEESEDLKMARLLRALNHNIANSVELQSYADFDSLCNLCLKVEAQGKAKLTTTHGEGSRSWRSEGQSRGSPSSRTVETTPKTISTPESAPKIPVPKETSLSRVRCFKCQGFGHFQNACPNKRNIALREAIAVRDELYDEEERLGDVFNFEKREEEGNDRDVETYDAPNYDCALVLRALQTQPTPIEAEQRNQIFHTKCQVKDKWCSLIIDGGSCTNVASIKMVDKLGLDTMPHPKPYVLHWLDNGNKVKVTKQVKVALTMGSYDDNILCDVVPIDACHILLGRPWQFDRNVIHRGQSNEYELVDKGKKLVLRPMAPSVVRSLGTPQRKTASMTMFASEQEVGKVLREGGCVYLMVVDEAPKVGIKDAQLAALLKEFEDVFPEDLPPGLPPIRGIEHQIDLIPGAALPNKAAYRCNPTETKELQRQIEELMERGYVRESMSPCAVPTLLVPKKDGSWRMCIDSRAMNNITIEYRFPIPRVNDMLDELHGSEIFSKIDLRSGYHQIRMREGDEWKTAFKTKHGLYEWTVMPFGQSKEDHLKHLRKVFETLRGQKLYGKKEKCSFLVESVIFLGYVVSKDGVSVEQSKIEAIKSWPTPKSVTDVRSFQGLASFYRRFIKDFSTITSLITECLKKRTFVLTEAAQKAFETIIQRLCEAPILALPDFTQPFEVECDASGVGIGAVLVQVKRPIA comes from the exons ATGTTTGAGTTCAAGGACCTGGATGACGAGAAGTGTTGCAAGTACGCCATTCTACGACTAAGTTGTGGAGCCTCCCTATGGTATGAAGGCTTTAAGGTAAAACGTGCCCGGGCAGGAAAGGAAAAGATATCCTCTTGGGAATCTCTCAAAAGAAAGCTACGCAAGAGATACGTCCCAGCCACGTATAAGCTCACGACGTATCGCAAGATTGCTGAGTTGACTCAAGAGAGGAGCAGTGTCTCAGATTACATAAATGAGTTTGAAAATCTTACTTTGATGGGAGGATTAGAGGAAAGTGAAGACTTGAAGATGGCTCGATTGCTTCGTGCACTAAATCATAACATAGCCAATTCAGTTGAATTACAATCTTACGCTGACTTCGATTCCTTGTGTAATCTATGTCTCAAGGTCGAAGCTCAAGGGAAGGCCAAGCTCACCACAACTCATGGTGAGGGTAGTCGAAGCTGGAGGAGCGAAGGACAATCAAGGGGAAGTCCGAGTAGTCGTACGGTTGAGACTACACCTAAGACGATTTCCACCCCTGAGTCCGCTCCCAAGATACCCGTTCCTAAGGAGACAAGTTTATCTAGAGTACGGTGTTTCAAATGCCAAGGATTTGGGCATTTTCAGAACGCGTGCCCAAATAAGAGAAACATTGCACTAAGGGAAGCTATTGCCGTTCGAGACGAGTTGTATGATGAAGAAgaacgattgggtgatgtgttcaaCTTCGAAAAAAGAGAAGAGGAGGGGAACGATAGAGATGTCGAAACTTATGACGCTCCTAACTATGATTGTGCTTTAGTTCTTCGTGCTTTGCAGACTCAACCCACACCAATTGAGGCAGAACAAAGGAACCAGATTTTTCACACCAAATGTCAAGTGAAGGACAAGTGGTGTAGCCTAATCatcgatggagggagttgtactaACGTTGCTTCTATAAAGATGGTGGACAAGTTGGGATTGGATACCATGCCTCATCCCAAACCATATGTGTTACATTGGCTTGATAACGGGAACAAGGTGAAGGTCACCAAACAAGTCAAAGTGGCGTTAACAATGGGCTCCTATGACGACAATATCTTGTGTGACGTAGTGCCAATCGATGCATGCCACATACTCTTGGGGCGTCCGTGGCAATTCGATCGCAATGTCATACACCGTGGCCAAAGCAACGAATATGAATTGGTCGACAAGGGTAAGAAGCTTGTCCTAAGACCGATGGCACCTAGTGTTGTCCGTTCTTTGGGCACCCCACAAAGGAAAACCGCGAGCATGACCATGTTTGCAAGTGAGCAAGAAGTTGGTAAAGTCTTAAGGGAAGGTGGTTGTGTCTATCTTATGGTGGTCGACGAGGCACCAAAAGTTGGGATCAAAGATGCCCAGCTAGCGGCGCTCTTAAAGGAATTCGAGGACGTTTTCCCTGAAGATTTACCACCGGGATTGCCGCCTATTCGCGGGATCGAACATCAAATCGATCTCATTCCTGGAGCTGCGTTACCTAACAAAGCAGCCTATCGATGCAACCCAACAGAGACCAAGGAGTTACAGCGCCAAATCGAGGAGCTAATGGAACGAGGTTATGTTCGTGAAAGCATGAGTCCATGTGCCGTTCCTACTCTTCTTGTCCCAAAAAAGGATGggagttggcggatgtgcatcgaTAGTCGAGCCATGAACAACATAACTATCGAGTACCGTTTCCCGATTCCAAGAGTTAATGACATGCTTGATGAGTTGCATGGCTCCgagatcttttctaagatcgacctGAGGAGTGGCTACCATCAGATACGAATGCGGGAAGGTGACGAATGGAAAACTGCATTCAAGACCAAACATGGGTTGTACGAATGGACTGTCATGCCATTCGG tCAAAGCAAAGAAGATCACTTAAAACACCTTCGCAAAGTGTTCGAAACTCTCCGAGGACAAAAGCTATATGGaaagaaggagaaatgttcattCTTGGTCGAGAGTGTCATATTTCTCGGCTATGTGGTTTCTAAAGATGGAGTTTCAGTGGAGCAATCAAAGATCGAGGCCATTAAGTCATGGCCTACGCCTAAGTCCGTCACAGACGTTCGGTCTTTCCAAGGACTTGCTTCGTTCTACCgaagattcataaaagatttcAGCACCATCACAAGTCTCATCACCGAGTGTTTAAAAAAGCGAACATTTGTATTGACCGAGGCTGCTCAAAAGGCTTTCGAGACGATTATCCAACGGCTTTGTGAAGCACCGATACTAGCACTTCCCGATTTTACTCAACCCTTCGAGGTAGAGTGTGATGCGAGCGGTGTTGGAATTGGAGCTGTGTTGGTCCAAGTAAAGCGACCCATTGCTTAA